Part of the Nicotiana sylvestris chromosome 5, ASM39365v2, whole genome shotgun sequence genome is shown below.
acttaGGATCGGTTTACACACCTTCTATTGGAcaagtatattccaccctctcaaAGGGAAGAGTTGTGAGGTTAGTTTGAGCAGCTCAAGCAGGGTCATATGTCAGTGACTGACTATGAGGCAAGATTTTTTGAGTTGTCTCGCCATccacttatgatacttcctaccGATGCGGAGAGAGTGCAGAGATTTGTTGTAGGGTTGCACCCCAGTATTCGGGCGAGCATGGCCCGAGAGATTGAGATGGGGACTGAATATCAACTAGTGGTGGAGATTGCTCGAAGGATTGAGGGTTACCagcagaggggtagagagcagttGCACAGTACAAGAGGACCCAATTCTCTGGAAAGTTTAGAGGTTCCCCAGCTAGGGGCAGAGGTTAGTTTGTGAGGGATCAGCCCagcaggcccccatattcagcaccaccaccacctCTTCGAGGTGCCTAAGCGAGGCCTTATTTTAGTGTGATACCGGAGAGTTCTTATCGTCCGCCAGCTATTCAGAGTTCCTCCGACGGGTTTTCTGGTCATCAGGGTCCTTCCAGTACCTACTTCAGTGCTATGCCATAGATTTCATACTGGCCCCAGCTATttagggttcttctagtgggtataTGGGCCATCAGGGTTAGGATTTAGAACAACAATCTATGGCACTGCAGGGTTGTTACGATTGTGGGGATCTGGGTCACATGAAGAGGTTTTGTCCCAGACTTCTGGGTAAGGCAGTACAATAGGGTCATCAGCCTATGATTGCAACACTTACCGTCCAGCCGCCCAAATGCGAAGGGCAGGAAGGTAGGGTCCATCCTAGAGGTAGAGGCCTATGTAGGGGGAGGTCAGTCAGCCATTGCTCAgccaggtggaggccagccaacaagTGCTCTAGCAAAATTCTATGCTTTTTTAGCCAGACCAGCTGACCTCAAATGCCATCATCAGAGATATAATTTCTAtctgcggtagggatgcttcggtattatttgatctaaggtctacatattcatatgtgtcatctctattttctcatttcctggatattcctcATGAGTCTTTGGGTACTCATGTCTTTGTGTCCACTCTAATGGGCGATTCTGTGGTGATGGATTGGATCTATCGGCCCTGTATAGTTACATTTTGTGGTTACAAGACTAGAGGAGACCTTTTATTACTTGGCATGATTGACATTGAggtcatcttgggcatggattggttatctctataTCACGTCATttttgattgtcatgccaagactgttacttcAGTGATGCTAGAGTTGCCGAGATTAGAGTAGAAGGGTTCCTCCGTTAGTTCATCTAGTCgggttatattttttttgaaggctcgacatctggtcgagaaggggtgtttggcgtaTCTAGGCTATGTTTGGGACACCATCTCAGAGTCTCCAACatttgattcagttccagtagtccgggagtttgccgatgtgtttccttctgaccttccaggcatgccgccagATTGTgacattgatttctgtattgatttggttccaggtacccagcctatatct
Proteins encoded:
- the LOC138869341 gene encoding uncharacterized protein; the protein is MGTEYQLVVEIARRIEGYQQRGREQLHSTRGPNSLESLEVPQLGAEARHLVEKGCLAYLGYVWDTISESPTFDSVPVVREFADVFPSDLPGMPPDCDIDFCIDLVPGTQPISIPPYIMAPKDIKELKEQLEELLAKGFMRPSVSLGVH